The following DNA comes from Nitrogeniibacter aestuarii.
CAGGCGGAGTCCCCCGCATCGCTTGCGCTCTCGCTCGCGGCGTAGGCCTCGCACCACTGCCGCACCATGCGCCAGCGCTCTTCGGAAGCCGCGGCATCGATATCCTGCTTCCACTGCACCAGCCGGCCACCCTGATCGAGTTGTCGCTCCAGGGCCGCGGCGATGTCCATGCCGGCGCCCGAGATGACCCAGACGTCACCGCCTCTTGGCACAACAAGCTGGTTCAGCAGATAACGGGCGGCTTCGCCGGCCAGCGACGAGGCGTCCACCTCGAATCCGAAACGAGGTCCGAACTGCGCCAGGGCGGCGGTCAGCTCGTGCTCGAACGCCCGCTGCATGCCCGAAGCACCAAAACAGTTGCGGATACCATGGGCCGTGCGCGCTCCACGCAGCCATGCCCGCCGCTCTTCGTCACGACATCCCACCTGCCAGTAGAGCAGCGCCAGCGCACGCGCGACGGGCGGATGGGCCAGCAGCCCGGCCTCGGCCTGCATCGGCACGAGCGCCTTCACCAGCATCAGGGCGTCGTGATCATGCACCCCTTTCTGATAGCCCTCCTGATAGCGCGAGGTGGCGAACTGTCGAATGAGTTTCTCGACACTCTGCGCCCCCGTCTCACCCTCAAGACACAGCTTGTGCAGGGCATCAAAATCGATGTCCCCTTCGCCTTCAAGGGATGCGCTGACGAACAGACCGGCCAGATACTCGGCGCGGTACAGCGCGTTTGTCTCCGACACCAGGGCCTGATCGAGGTAGGACGATAGCGCGTCGAGACGCTCGTCCCGAATGGGATCGAAGTAATCCGTCCCGTTCAGGTGAAAGTGCATCGCGCCCGAGCGCGGCACGAGGGTGAGATCAAGCGGTTGCTTGTTAATGGTGAACAGGTGTTGGCCGAACCGCAGCGCGTTTCCATCATCGGCAAGAAGATCCTGCTTGTCCCTGACCGCTCGAACGGCCTGATCCCGTGCCGTCTTCAGCCGCGTTTCAAGATCCCCCGCCAACACCGACGCCCCGAGTTCGCGCACCGATTCAATCTGCTGGCGAAGCTTGGTGATCAGCGCGTCTGCGGCAAAGTAGGCGTGAACGGCGTCGATATCCTTGATCTGCGACACACGGCGCGGAATACCGCTCAGAATGCGCTCGGCAGCCTCCGCAAGGGCCTGGCTGCGACGCTGCCGGGCTTCCTCCAGGCTTTGACGTCGCGCCGACATGGCCTCGTACAGGGCCTCCCGCTTCTCTGCGATGTCGGCGAGAAACTGATCATGTTCCGAGAAGCGCCCTTCGATCTCCTCGAGCTGGGAGAGCAAGCGCGTCAGTGCGTCATCGCACTTCTCGGGGGTGTCCGACAACTCGAGTGCATTTTCGATCGCCTGGCCGAACAGCTTGAACTGGGCCCCGAATTCGGCCCTGGCTTCATTGACGCCCAGAGACGCCTTGAGATTCCTCGCCTGCGCCCGAACCTTGTTGAGATAGGCATAGACTCCGGAGATCCGCTCCATGATCTGGGTGCGAACCACCGCATCCCCATCGCCCAAGCCGGCCAGATGCTCTGTGAGCAGATCGAGACCGGCCGCGAGCGAATCAAGGGCGTCGAGTTCTTGAACGATGGCTTCGGCGGTCTCGCAGCCAGGCAAGCGCACTTCGATGTCCTTGAGCGCCTTGAGCTGCGCATCGAAGGCATGCTCATCGGCGAGGAACGACACCGCGCGCTCGCTGACCCGGGCATCTTCTTCGGCCACAGCGGCATCCATGGCATCGATACGCGCCAGATCGACGTAGCGCAGTTCTCTCAAACCATGCAGATGACCTCGTTGCTCACGCAGGCCGTCGAGTGCCTCGACAAAGTCCGTCGGCGACTTCCACAACATGGCACCGATCGCGGAGAACATCTCCTTCTGTTTGCGTTCCGCCTGCTCCAGTGCCTGGGTCGAATCGCGCCGAATGGCTTCGACCTTGTCGAATTCATCCACAGTCGTTCGAGCGGACTTGATCAAGGCCTGCAAGGCGGCACCCAGACCACCTGCGTCGGCATCCGACAACCAGAAATGCGCATCGACACAGCGTGCGCCCTGGCGAATGAGCGCATCGAAGGCGGCGCGCGTCTTCAGCTCACCGCGCGCCGCACGGGCAATGGCGTGCAGCTCGGATACACCACGCACCAGCGCAGCATTGCCTATGCGACCGTAGAAATCGGCCGGCGCCGCGGTCTGAGAGACATGTTCTTCGCTCTGAAAAGGCGTTTGCCACAGCTGCATCTGGTGCTGCCGGCGGGCATCGTCACCTTCTGCCTGCATGACGAGCATGCGTCCGTCGTCAAACCGCGCATAGCCGTTCGACACGATCGGCGCAGCCAGCCGCTTGTCGATCAGGTTGTATGAGAACAGCACATATCGACCGCCGCCGGGCTGATAGAAGACGAAGAGCACGTCCTCCCCGTTGGGCGACTTGAGCATGCGTTTGAATCGAAGGCTTTCCGCCAGATCGGCGGGCAGCTCGAAGCGCTTGAACTCCCCTGACTGCAGGTAGTACCCGCCGGGAAAGATGATGCCGTGGTCTTCGGGCAACTGGACGCAGGATTGCCCGATGGAATCGATGCGGGCGATCTTGCGCGTGATGCTGTTGAAAACGAGAAAGCGCTCTTCCTTTTCCCGATAGGGACGCACCTTGAGCAGGATCACCGAGCCCAGCCGGGCATAGGCGAACTCGGCATCGGCGAGCGACTGGTTCTGGTCTTCGACGGGCTCAGAATAAATGCCGAGCCCTGTCTCGGTGTTGTTTTCGACCTTGACGGTCAGATCGCCACCGATGGTCTCGATGAAGACGGTGTCCAGCACGTTGACATGGGGATGCTTGCCCCCGACGTGGTCGGCCCGTGTGACCGTCGTCCACTCGAAGTCATGCGATGCCGGCAGCGCAATGTCGCGCTCACCACGATTATCGATGTACCGCACCGAACCATCGCGCTCCACCCGCCAGCGAAAAACGCGGACATCCTGGAGCTTCTGGCCGATCTGGAAGGCGGCCAGCAAGGTTTCGCCGACCACCCGCAGCTGAACGAGCGTCGCTTGCTTGTAATAGGTGTAAAGCTCGCGAAAGTCTGCCACGAAGCGCCCTTCAGCGAGGAAGCTGCCCTCCATGGACTGTGGTTCGAGCTCGGTGGATGTGCTTTCGCCGGTCAGCTTGAAAAGCGAAAAGACATCTTCAACCCGGATTTCCTGGCGCAATCCGATGAACACGTTGTAGCCGAAGAGCAGATAGTCACCGACCCGGACGATATCGCGCGCGAGGCAGTTGTTCTCGGTGCGCGCACTGAGTCGTGTCAGCAGACTCATTTCCGAACGACCAAAGGCACGAATGCGAGCGTCGTTCAGCGCTTTGGTTTTCTGGTCGAGCGCCTCGGCTTCGGAGACGAGGCGCTTCTTCAGCAGTTCGTAACTCGTACTATCGGTCACCAGCGCTGCTGACTCATCGGCCTCCTGGCCCGGTTTCGGTTCTGTATCAGCCATTGGCAGGAAAATGTCCGTCTGAATTTGGGTCAATCGATGGGTCAGTGCCGGCAAATCACCGCGATGTCTTCGCAAGGCATTGGCGCGCCCGGCAACCCCGAAGACAGGCGGTTTGCCTCACATGCGGACGGCACGACCAATGCAATCCGGCGACCGACTTTGCTGCGGCACGGTTGGCCCGCGAAGCCGTCTTCGGCTCCTCAGGCCACCCGTGCCCGGTGCATCAACGCGAGTCGGTCTTGAAGCTTGAGATCAGGTTTGCCAACGCACTTTTCTGCTCTGGCGAGCCATCTCGCGCAATCTTGGCCAGCAAGGCCGACACGCTCAGGTTCTGCAGTTCCCCGGAAGACTGTCCCAACGCCCCGACCAGATCCTTCACGTCGGAGACCACGTTGCGATCACCCGAGAGGTGGTCCTTGAACGCCACCTGCAGCGTATCGCTCTTCTGGATGGCACCGTCGATTCCCTTGCCGACGGACAGCGCATTGACGAAGCGCTCGAAGTAAGCACCCTCGCCGCCGACGATGTCGATCTTCGCATTGCCCAGCGCTTTGGACAGCACTTCGGCCTGTTCGCGGGCAATGCCGGTCTGGGCGTCGATGGCCTTGAGGGTCTCGACATGAGACTTGTCCAGGCGCATGCGGAATTCTTCGTGCGCACGGGTCGCTTCGGTCATCGAAGACATGGCTGCAAACTTTTCGCGCAGGCCATTGGCTTCGGCCGCAAAGCGCGCCTCGACCACTTTCGCTTCGGCCATGCCCGACTGGACAATCGCCTCGGCGTCTGCCGTGCGAACCGTGACATCGGCCAGGCCGAGTTTCTCCTTGCCACCCGCTTCCGCTTCGAGTCGGGCTCGCAGCGCCTCGGCCTCGGCCAAACCGTACTTCTCGACCGCTTCGGCCTCTGCGATCTTGACCTTGGCATCTGCAAGGCCCTGTTTCTCGCTGGCATCCGCATTCACAAGCATCACCTTGGCAGAGGCCAGACCCGGTGCGGCCTCCAGCGCCTCGATACCCTCAGCTTCACGCTTCTTCGCATCGGCCTCGCGCTCAGCCACTTTCAGGCGCGCTTCGGCCAGTGTCAGTTCTTCGGCGGCACGGTGTTGCGCGCGCCTCTCCTGTGCTTCGGCGGCTTTCACTTCGATCACGAGTTTTTCTTCCGCCTGACCTTCGGCCAATACGACGGTCGACTTGCGGGTGCGCTCAGCCTCGGCGACAACGCGCAACTCCTTGATGGCTTCTTCTTGTTCGGCCACCGTGCGCTCGACGACGATGCGCTCGCGAATCACGTCGGCGATGTGCTTCTTCTGCAGTTCGACCGCCTTGTCCTTCTCGATCCGCTGCAGGGTGACTTCCTTCTCACGATCGACGATCTCGAGATCGCGGGCACGAGTGACTTTTTCTTCCTCGATGGCGATGGCACGCTGGCGGTTCTTCTCGGCCACTTCCTTCTCGCGCTGCGTGTTTTCGGTCTGCACGGCAATGGCCTGATCGGCATCCAGGCGTGCCAGTTCGGCCCGGGCGCCCTCTTCGGCCTCAATGCGTGCGGTCTCGGCCTGCTCACGCGCACGGACCGAAGCCACTTCACGCAACTGGCGAGCTTCAGCATCGGCCTGCTGGCGCTCCAGCTCCAGCATGGCTTCCTTGGTCTCGACGTCCTTCTTCTTGATCTGCATCTCTTCATCGCGACGCAGGTTGTTGGTGAAGACGTGCTCGACAGCGGTCAGCTCGGTAATTTTCTTGATGCCCTGAGCGTCAAGAATGTTGTTCGGGTCGAGTTTCGACAGCGGTGTCTGCTCGAGAAAATCGATGGCCGCGTCTTCGAGCGCGTAGCCCGAGAGGTCGTCACCAATCTGGCGGATGATCTCATCGCGAAACCGGTCACGCGCCTGGTACAGCTCGACGAAGTCCATCGACTTGCCGACGGTTTTCAGTGCCTCGGAAAACTTCGCGGAAAACAGCTCTTCGAGCGTCTCGTGATTCGACGCCCGGTCACAACCGATGGCCTGGGCAACCTTCAACACATCCTCGGCGGTCTTGTTGACCTTGACGAAGAACTTGACCTTGATGTCTGCCCGGATGTTGTCGCGACAAATCAGACCTTCGTTGCCGGTGCGGTCGATCTCGATCGTCTTGACCGCAATGTCCATGAGCTCGGCCTTGTGGATGATCGGATAGACCATCCTGCCCGTGAAGGTCACCTCGGGCTCGGACCGCAAGGTGTTGACGATCATCGCGTAGCCTTGTTCGACCTTTCGGTAGAACTTGGCAAATGCGGCAAACAGAATCAGTAGCAGTACGGCAAGGATGCCGACTGCAAAAAGGATGGGCTCCATGAATTCCCCTTTAGATAAGTGCCAGCACTGCCGGCAGCGATTTGATTATTCTTCGCCCGCGACCGCAGCTTCCTCGATGACGAGGTAGCCACCCTTGCCCGGGTCGTATTCCATGATTCGTGCAACGCTGCCCCGAACCAGCGTGTTGGGCTCTTCGGCCCAGACCTTGATGTTCAGACTCGCGCCACCGGTCTCGACTTCGGCTCGACCGAAATTCCGTTCGACGGAGCGACTGAGAATGCGGCAGGTCTCGCCGACAAAGCTCTCGTTCGAGCGGGCACTGTGCGTGACAAACAGTCCCCTGAGCGGACGGATCGCCACCGCAGTGGCGGGAATGGCCACCACAACCGACGCCACCAGCGCGAGAGCACCGGCAAGCCATGAAAGTGGCGCGAGCGGAACGATCGGAAGAATCCACATGGCAGCCAGGCAACACACCATCCAGGCCAACAGGACGATGAGGGTGATGACGACCGAAAACGGAACCCCACCCAGTCCGAATGCGACCATGTATGCGCCGACCGAGCCGGCGTCCAGCCCGTCGGCGTCCAGATCAAGATCGAGGCCCAGAATGCCGTCTTCGATATCGACCAGCCCGATTGCGCCGAGCAACCAGTAGAAAAGGACCACGCAAAGAGCAACGGTCAGTACCGCTGTCGGGAACCCCGTCGCCGCATCGAAGAAGCCGAGCATCTCGCCCTCCATATGAATATTTCATGCGCGCAGGACAATAGCATTAATCTGTTACTGTCCGGCAAAGTCGATCAGCTCGCGCGTGACCTTTTCCTTGATCCCCAGGCGATCCGAAGGGTCGAGCCCGTACCGCCTCGCCAGGGTCTCGTAATCGTCCGGCGTCAACGACACGGTGAGCCGTGGTCGTTTCGGTCGCCCCGATACGGGCAGGCCGAGCAGATGTCGAATCTGGTCGGAGGTTGATCGATTCGTTTCGAAGGCGGCCCGCCGAACCGCCTCCAGCACCGCATCTTCGACATCGAAGGCCACCTGGACCGCGCGTATCGCGCGGTCCGAGGTTTTCCAGCGGTCCGGTTTGCTGGCGCTCATCTCAGTCGCTCTTGCCAGTACCCTGACGCGCCTTGATCCGGGCCAGGACCTGTCGTTTGCGATCAGCGTTTTCTCCAATGCCCGCGGCACTGAGCTTCTGATCGAGCGACGCCTTGCCCATGTCGGCATCGATCTGCTCGGCGGCGGCCAGGCGATCGGCAAAGTCCTCGTGACGCTTCTTGATGCGTTCGAGCGACTCTCTGGCTGAGGTGAGCTTGGAACCGGAGCTGACGATGTTGTCCGAGATCGACTGGCTTGCGCGGTAAACGCTTTCGGTTGTCCGCACTGCGGCGATCTCGCGCTCGTGGTCGCGGATCTTGCTCTCAGCACTCTTGATCAGATCCTTGAGTTGCTGAACCTGCAGCGCATAGGTCGCATGCGCCCGGGTCTGCGTATCCAGCTCCACTTCAAGCTCGGCAACACGCTCGGCAACTTCCTCGGCCAGGGTTTCTTCACGCTTGTTCAGCGCCTCGACCGCGATGCTTTCGTAACGGGCTGCTTCACCACGCAAACGCTCGATTTCACGCGCCGTCTGCATTTCCTTGGCGATCACGCCGGCCAGATCCTTCTTCGCCTGATCGATGCTCTGCTTGCCGTCGACGATCTCCTGTTCGTAGATCCGGCTTGCGTTGCCATCGACAATGCTCTCGCCGATTTCGCGCACCGACCCACGCAGGAGAGTCACGATCTTGTTCATAACAGACATGTTTTGCTCCTCTTATTTGAGATAGGCGGACAGCGCTTCGAGCGCGTCCAGTGCGTTGTCGCTCACGGCCGCGACATCTGCGGCAATGTCGGCAAGACCGGAATTCGGTCCCAGCGCACCGAACATGACGTATCGGTTGCCCACTTTGCCGAACGAGGACAAGGGCACCGACGGGTTCAGCTCCAGCATGGTTTGCAACAACTCCGCGCGTTTGTCGTCACGCACCTCGTGTTCGTCCCACAGGAAGCTCATGCACAGCAGTTGAGACTCAGAACCGGTGATGAAAACCGGCAGTTCGTCGCGCCCTTCGATGCTCACCTGCAACACGGCCACGTCACCCGGAATCGGGTGAACCTGGACGGACAAACCACCCATGGCCGCAGACACCGCATCGTCGATGCCGCGTAGCTGTTTTTGCAATTGCTCCATTTGCCCTCCTTGGATATTCTTGGAACCATCCGAAACTGAATGGCATACTCGGCAGAGTAGACAGGCAGACATCTTATGTCAAGACATATCATGTCGAACTGCAAAATCGGTCACACGCCAGGCGGAATGTCCGATTAAGGATCATCGAGATCACGCCACCCGACCTGCCGCGCAATGCGTGCAGACAGTCGCCAAGAGACCGGGACGCGACGCGCCCGGCACCAAAGAGACCCCAAAAGCCGCTATGCTTTGGCCCGGCGCATTTTTCCAGCGCGATTGACCGGATACCTCCACTCGCATGGCCAGCAACAAGACATACGACGAATCCTCATTCCGCGTCCTGAAAGGACTCGAACCCGTCCGCGAACGGCCGGGCATGTACACCCGCACCGATTCGCCGGCCCACATCATCCAGGAAGTGATCGACAACGCGGCTGACGAGGCCCTGGCCGGTCAGGCCAAGAAGATCTCGGTGACTGTGCATCGCGATGGTGCGATCACTGTGGCAGATAACGGCCGCGGCATTCCGGTCGGTCTGCACCCGGAAGAAGGCGTGCCGGTCGTGGTACTGGCCTACACCCGGCTGCACGCGGGGGGCAAATTCAACAAGAAGGAAGGCAATTCCGCCTACGCATTCTCGGGCGGTCTGCACGGGGTCGGCGTGGCGGTTACCAACGCCCTGTCCACCCGTATCGAGGTGGAGGTAAAGCGCGACGGCAAGGTGCACCAGATCGTTTTTGCCGATGGCGGCGAGAAGATCGGGCCACTCGAGGTTATTGGCGAGTGCGGCCAGCGCAACACCGGCACCACGGTCAAGGTGTGGCCCGATCCGAAGTATTTCGACGTGCCGCGCGCGCCCATGAACGAACTGGAGCGCCTGCTGCGCTCCAAGGCCGTGCTCCTGCCGGGCGTTGAAGTCAGGCTCGAGGTCGAACAGGCCGACGGCAGTCTGCTCAAGAAAGAATGGCACTATCCCGACGGGCTGTCTCAGTACCTGGGTGAGCAGGCAGGCGAATCAGAACCGGTGGCGCCGTTGTTTACCGGCGAAAAATATGCGGCCGCCGACGACGAGACCTTTGCCAATGGCGAAGGCGCAGCCTGGGCCTTCGGCTGGTTTGACCCGGCCGCGCCGAGCGAGTCCTATGTGAACCTGATTCCCACGGTCGCGGGCGGTACCCACGAATCGGGGCTTCGCGCAGGCGTCTTCGAGGCCGTCAAGAGCTTCATCGAGCACCACGCCCTGCTCCCGCGCGGGCTCAAGTTGCAGCAGGACGACGTGTGCAACCGCATGAGCTTCGTGCTGTCGGCGCGCCTGCTCGACCCGCAGTTTCAGGGGCAGGTGAAGGAAAAGCTCAATTCCCGCGAAGCCGTGAAGCTGGTTTCGGGCATGGTGCGCGATCCGTTCGAGATCTGGCTGAACAATCATGTGGATGCGGGCAAGGCGATCGCCGAACTGGCGATTCGCGCCGCCACCGCGCGCCAGAAGAATGCCAAGAAGGTCGAGAAGAAGAAGTCGTCCGGCGTCGCGGTGCTACCGGGCAAGCTCTCCGATTGCGAAAGCGAAGACATCGCAGACAACGAAATCTTTCTGGTCGAGGGTGACTCCGCCGGAGGCAGCGCCAAGCTGGCGCGCAACAAAGAGACCCAGGCGATCCTGCCGCTGCGCGGCAAGGTGCAGAATTCCTGGGAGATCGACGCCGGGCGCCTCTACGCGAATAACGAGATTCACGACATTGCTGTCGCGCTGGGCGTCGAAGCCCACACGGCTGACGAAACCCCGGACCTCTCCGGCCTGCGCTACGGCAAGGTGGTGATCATGTCGGACGCGGACGTGGATGGCTCGCACATCCAGACCCTGCTGCTGACCCTGTTCTTCCGCCACTTTCCCAAGCTCATCGAGCACGGCCACATCTATATCGCGCAGCCACCGCTGTACCGGGTGGATGTGCCGGCCCAGGGCAAGAAACGCCCCGCTCGACGCCTGTACGCGCTCGATGAAGGCGAACTGGCGGCCATTCGCGACCGTCTCGAAGCCGAGGGCGTGAAACCGCAAGCCATAGAGATCGGCCGATTCAAGGGTCTGGGCGAAATGAACCCCGAGCAACTGCGTGAAACCACGATGGACCCGGCCACGCGCCGGGTGCTACCGGTCCAGGTGCGCCCCGAAGCGCTGGAAGAGACGATCCGCATGTTCACCCTGCTCATGGGCAAGGGCGAGGCTTCGGGCCGTCGCGCTTGGATGGAAGAGAAAGGCGACACGGTCGACGCCGATATCTGAGGAACACGTCATGATCCGATCGATTCAACGACAACTGCTGGCCCTGGTGCTGGGCACTGCCTGTGTCGCCAGCCCGGGCGCCTGGGCCGCGGGCTACGGCGCCGGGATCATCGATCACTACGATGGCGCCACCGGCCTGTACTTTCGCACGATCACGGCCGACAAGATGCCCAAAGGTCTGGTGAGCAGCTACAAGCCGCGCACGATCATCACCAATCTGTTCATCTTCAACCCGGAGAATGAGGCGTCCAATCGCTTCTTCGAGGAAACGCCCAAAGGCGAGATCACCGACATCCTGTTCGAATCGGGCATCACAGACGGTCAGATCGACGTCATCAGCATCGGAGGCGGCTGGCGCTTCAAGCACAACACCGGCCTGCCGGAAGGGCGCACGCCGCGCGACAAGCTGCTGGTCGGCGTCAAGGACGAAGACACGGACAACATTACGCTCTACGTCGCCAACAAGCACGGCGAAAACCGCAGCGTGCTGACCGTCGTGCCTGCCGGCGCCGAGTGGCACATCGATGCCGCCAACGGCAAGCTGCGCGTGATCCGCGAGGAAGACGGCAAACTCATCATCGAGAGCTTCGACTGGTAAGCCTCTCAACGAACATCTTCATCATCCCAGAGCATGAGCAACGACACACCCGATCTGTTTGACGACGCCCCGACCGCCGATGCGGGCGCGGACCTGACACCGCCCCCTCCGCCGCCGGAAGAGCCGCCCATGGACGGCGACGCCCTGCCGCTGGATCGCTACGCCGAGCGGGCCTATCTGGCCTACGCCATGAGTGTGGTGAAGTCGCGCGCCCTGCCCCAGGTCGAAGACGGCATGAAGCCGGTGCAGCGACGCATTCTCTACGCCATGAACGAGATGCGTCTGCGTCCGGACGCCAAGCACGTGAAGTCCGCGCGCGTGGTCGGTGATGTCATCGGCAAATACCACCCGCACGGCGACAGCTCGGTCTACGACGCCATGGTGCGCACGGCACAGGACTTCTCCCTGCGCTACCCGCTGGTCGATGGCCAGGGCAACTTCGGCTCTCGCGACGGCGACTCCGCTGCGGCCATGCGCTACACCGAGTGCCGCCTGACCCCGATCGCCGAACTGCTGCTGGCCGAGATCGATCGCGGCACGGTCGATTTCGTGCCCAACTACGACGGCGCCTTCGAAGAGCCCTCACTGCTGCCGGCACGCCTGCCCATGGTGCTCATGAATGGCGCCTCGGGCATTGCGGTGGGCATGGCGACCGAAATCCCGTCGCACAACCTGCGCGAGGTGGCCGAAGCCGCCTGCCTGCTCATCAAGAATCCGGACGCCGGGCTGGACGAAGTCATGGCCATACTCCCCGGACCGGATTTTCCGGGTGGCGGCCAGCTCATCTCGCCCGCCTCGGCCATTCGCGACGCCTATGCCAGCGGCCGCGGCAGCCTGCGGGTGCGCGCTCGCTGGCATGTTGAAGAGCTGGCCCGCGGACAATGGCGCGTCATCATCGATCAGCTGCCCCATGGCGTATCCACCGCCCAGGTGCTGGCCGAGATCGAATCGCTCACCAACCCGCAGCCGCGCGCCGGCAAGAAAGACGTCTCGCAGGAGCAGAAACAGCTCAAATCCCTGGTGCTGGGTGTACTTGAAACGGTGCGCGACGAATCGTCCGACAAGGCGCCCGTGCGCATTGTGCTCGAGCCGCGCTCGAGCCGCCAGAGCAAGGACGAGTTCATGGCGGTGCTGCTCGCCCACACCGGGCTTGAGACCAGCACCTCGCTCAACCTGACGATGATCGGCCGCGACGGGCGCCCGCAACAGAAGAACCTGGTGCAGATCCTGCGCGAGTGGGTGGACTTCCGTTACGTCACCGTCGAGCGCCGAACCCGCCATCGCCTTGACGAGGTCGAGCGCCGCATCCACATTCTCGAAGGTCGCATGATCGCCTTCCTCAACATCGAGGAAGTGATCCGCGTGATCCGCGAAGCGGACGACCCGAAAGCCGATCTGATGTCGCACTTCAACCTCACCGAAGTGCAGGCAGAAGACATCCTCGAGATCCGCCTGCGTCAGTTGGCACGACTGGAAGGCATCCGCATCGAGCAAGAACTCGGCACCCTGCGTGAAGAGCGCGACGGCCTCAACCACCTGCTCGACAGCCGCGCCGCGATGACGCGCCTGATCCTCAAGGAAATCAACGAAGACGCGAAGAAATACGGCGACGACCGCCGCACGCTGATCGAATCGGTCGAGCCCGTCGCCGCCGCTGAAATCAAGGTGGCCGACGAACCGATCACCGTGATCATCTCGAAGAATGGCTGGGTCCGCACCCGTCAGGGACATGGCATCGATCCGGAGAGTGTGAACTACAAGGCCGGCGACAGCGGTTTCATGCTCATCGAAACCCGTACCGTCTGGCCGCTGATCGTGGTCGATACCAAAGGGCGCGGCTACACCGTCAAGGTCAGTGATCTGCCGGGTGGCCGGGGCGACGGCACGCCCATGAGCACGCTGATCGAGTTCCAGGATGGCGCCAAGCTCGCCCAGGCGGTATCAGCGCACCCGGACGCGAAATATCTGTTCGCCAACTCCGGTGGCTACGGCTTCATCTGCCAGATTGCCAACGCCATGACCCGCCAGCGCGCCGGCAAGGCGTTCATGAGTCTTGAGAAAGGCGAAGTCGTGCTGAGTCCGACCCCGGTCCGGGGTGACTGGGTCTGTGCCGTTTCCGATAACGCCCGCGTCCTGGTGTTCCCGATCACCGAAATGAAGGAACAGAATGGCGGTCGCGGCATCATCGTGATGGGCCTCGACAAGGACGCCACCCTGGCGGCCGTGGCCGTTCCCGAGAACGAAGCGGATCTGGAAATCATCGGCAGTGGTCGCGGGGGTCGCGAGACCGTCGTGCCGGTCAAGCCATCCCAGCGCGAATTGTGGCGCCACCGCCGGGCACGCAAGGGCATGGCCTTGCCCAACAAGATCAAGCCCACCGGGGCGCGGTAAAAAGCGGGGCGATCTTCGGGTCGCCCCTGTGCTTTCTGATGGTTCAGGCAACGCTGGTGCCGAAAAGCGCCCCCACCGCTGCCGTCGCCGCCATGGCAGCCGCCCCCCAGAAGCAGACCCGACCTGCGGCCGTCCACGGCCCGGCCCCACCCG
Coding sequences within:
- a CDS encoding DNA repair ATPase, which translates into the protein MADTEPKPGQEADESAALVTDSTSYELLKKRLVSEAEALDQKTKALNDARIRAFGRSEMSLLTRLSARTENNCLARDIVRVGDYLLFGYNVFIGLRQEIRVEDVFSLFKLTGESTSTELEPQSMEGSFLAEGRFVADFRELYTYYKQATLVQLRVVGETLLAAFQIGQKLQDVRVFRWRVERDGSVRYIDNRGERDIALPASHDFEWTTVTRADHVGGKHPHVNVLDTVFIETIGGDLTVKVENNTETGLGIYSEPVEDQNQSLADAEFAYARLGSVILLKVRPYREKEERFLVFNSITRKIARIDSIGQSCVQLPEDHGIIFPGGYYLQSGEFKRFELPADLAESLRFKRMLKSPNGEDVLFVFYQPGGGRYVLFSYNLIDKRLAAPIVSNGYARFDDGRMLVMQAEGDDARRQHQMQLWQTPFQSEEHVSQTAAPADFYGRIGNAALVRGVSELHAIARAARGELKTRAAFDALIRQGARCVDAHFWLSDADAGGLGAALQALIKSARTTVDEFDKVEAIRRDSTQALEQAERKQKEMFSAIGAMLWKSPTDFVEALDGLREQRGHLHGLRELRYVDLARIDAMDAAVAEEDARVSERAVSFLADEHAFDAQLKALKDIEVRLPGCETAEAIVQELDALDSLAAGLDLLTEHLAGLGDGDAVVRTQIMERISGVYAYLNKVRAQARNLKASLGVNEARAEFGAQFKLFGQAIENALELSDTPEKCDDALTRLLSQLEEIEGRFSEHDQFLADIAEKREALYEAMSARRQSLEEARQRRSQALAEAAERILSGIPRRVSQIKDIDAVHAYFAADALITKLRQQIESVRELGASVLAGDLETRLKTARDQAVRAVRDKQDLLADDGNALRFGQHLFTINKQPLDLTLVPRSGAMHFHLNGTDYFDPIRDERLDALSSYLDQALVSETNALYRAEYLAGLFVSASLEGEGDIDFDALHKLCLEGETGAQSVEKLIRQFATSRYQEGYQKGVHDHDALMLVKALVPMQAEAGLLAHPPVARALALLYWQVGCRDEERRAWLRGARTAHGIRNCFGASGMQRAFEHELTAALAQFGPRFGFEVDASSLAGEAARYLLNQLVVPRGGDVWVISGAGMDIAAALERQLDQGGRLVQWKQDIDAAASEERWRMVRQWCEAYAASESASDAGDSAWALDAATALMFDVERERRNVHLDMQVSGLLGEHERIHQGALALNLNDFWMRFSAHKAIVVPAFEALQRLRMQLVEEERARLRLDQFKAKPLSSFVRNQLLDKVYLPIIGDNLAKQIGAAGDANRSDRMGMLLLISPPGYGKTTLMEYVADRLGLIFVRINCPALGHDITSIDPATARSTGARQELEKLNLGLAMGNNVMLYLDDIQHTHPEFLQKFIALADGTRRIEAVRNGEPFTCDLRGKRFAIVMAGNPYTESGDVFKIPDMLANRADIYNLGDVLSGNERLFAMSYLENALTANPLLQPLASRDPEDVQRLLRMAEGEEVPSSEFSHAYSGIELNELVEVFKRMGKVRSLLLKVNLAYIESAAQKDEYRTEPPFKLQGSYRNMAKLAAKITPLMSDEELDLALRDHYRGEAQTLTTGAEENLLKLAHMIGDATPEEQARWTDIREAFVRRRKMGGDDADGTTRIANTVLDVARAIETLRPNGDAESAVKEGFARIDAALSRLKPEVSVQAAPVDLGGIGSALEQMHASYEKVLLPLVNATYLKMKLDHSLWDEVKSIATLVQRMENNVVESAPKSQQPKPRRTQRKADDSRPE
- a CDS encoding flotillin family protein, translated to MEPILFAVGILAVLLLILFAAFAKFYRKVEQGYAMIVNTLRSEPEVTFTGRMVYPIIHKAELMDIAVKTIEIDRTGNEGLICRDNIRADIKVKFFVKVNKTAEDVLKVAQAIGCDRASNHETLEELFSAKFSEALKTVGKSMDFVELYQARDRFRDEIIRQIGDDLSGYALEDAAIDFLEQTPLSKLDPNNILDAQGIKKITELTAVEHVFTNNLRRDEEMQIKKKDVETKEAMLELERQQADAEARQLREVASVRAREQAETARIEAEEGARAELARLDADQAIAVQTENTQREKEVAEKNRQRAIAIEEEKVTRARDLEIVDREKEVTLQRIEKDKAVELQKKHIADVIRERIVVERTVAEQEEAIKELRVVAEAERTRKSTVVLAEGQAEEKLVIEVKAAEAQERRAQHRAAEELTLAEARLKVAEREADAKKREAEGIEALEAAPGLASAKVMLVNADASEKQGLADAKVKIAEAEAVEKYGLAEAEALRARLEAEAGGKEKLGLADVTVRTADAEAIVQSGMAEAKVVEARFAAEANGLREKFAAMSSMTEATRAHEEFRMRLDKSHVETLKAIDAQTGIAREQAEVLSKALGNAKIDIVGGEGAYFERFVNALSVGKGIDGAIQKSDTLQVAFKDHLSGDRNVVSDVKDLVGALGQSSGELQNLSVSALLAKIARDGSPEQKSALANLISSFKTDSR